One window of Mixophyes fleayi isolate aMixFle1 chromosome 3, aMixFle1.hap1, whole genome shotgun sequence genomic DNA carries:
- the COL10A1 gene encoding collagen alpha-1(X) chain isoform X1, translating into MTPGTGRDPHIWHDKSGNMHLQTSIFLLLVSPNFVYTSGYFPERHAKQSSVKGPPPFLPFNAKSQVIPSGPEQGPPGPPGPIGPRGLPGPSGSPGKPGYGAPGPQGAQGVPGPQGFSSIGKPGQPGMPGKHGERGFQGEKGDIGPIGLPGPRGLPGPPGIPGPAGISATGNPGPQGTVGNPGPRGSPGFKGEPGMPGISGIKGQNGYGVPGQPGERGPPGLIGPPGPQGPIGIGKPGINGLPGQPGKLGDRGLPGVPGIQGLPGPQGLPGQPGPSGTGKHGIHGAPGLPGSSGPKGQPGLPGMPGPQGIQGYGKPGLPGVKGQIGPEGIPGNPGIKGDQGPVGLPGQPGLAGLPGNAGIQGSRGFPGEVGLPGNKGEVGQKGSPGVPGPKGEKGLSGLDGKPGYPGEPGLAGPKGLPGITGQKGERGFIGPPGLPGTAGPAGPRGEVGYPGEQGPRGGTGIPGMRGPTGAPGIPGLPGHKGDQGVPGLPGPSGIAVNGIQGPMGPPGIAGPRGMNGEPGLPGQPGPPGQPGQVIMPHHMPDGYAKSGQIQGLREIQVSAFTAILSKAFPAVGVPIKFDKILYNRQNHYDARSGIFTCRIPGLYYFAYHVHVKGTNIWVALYKNGTPLMYTYDEYKKGYLDQASGSAVIDLTENDQVWLQLPSAESNGLYSSDYIHSSFSGFLFGLT; encoded by the coding sequence TTATCCCAAGCGGGCCAGAACAGGGGCCACCAGGACCACCAGGACCCATTGGCCCAAGAGGATTACCTGGGCCATCAGGATCTCCAGGAAAACCAGGCTATGGAGCACCTGGGCCACAAGGAGCTCAAGGAGTGCCAGGACCACAAGGATTTTCCTCCATTGGAAAACCAGGCCAACCAGGTATGCCTGGAAAGCATGGGGAGCGTGGATTTCAAGGGGAAAAGGGTGACATTGGGCCTATTGGTCTACCAGGACCAAGAGGTCTACCAGGACCACCAGGAATACCAGGACCTGCTGGAATTTCAGCTACTGGAAATCCAGGTCCTCAAGGAACAGTAGGGAACCCTGGGCCAAGAGGTTCTCCTGGATTTAAAGGAGAGCCTGGCATGCCTGGTATAAGTGGAATCAAAGGACAAAATGGCTATGGTGTTCCAGGTCAACCAGGTGAGAGAGGACCTCCTGGTTTGATAGGGCCTCCTGGGCCACAGGGTCCTATTGGAATTGGCAAACCCGGTATAAACGGTCTTCCCGGACAACCAGGAAAACTAGGTGACAGGGGTTTACCAGGTGTACCAGGAATACAAGGACTACCTGGGCCCCAAGGACTACCAGGACAGCCTGGGCCAAGTGGAACTGGTAAACATGGAATACATGGTGCTCCAGGACTTCCAGGGTCTTCTGGACCAAAAGGACAACCAGGACTACCAGGCATGCCTGGCCCTCAAGGAATACAAGGTTATGGAAAACCAGGCTTACCCGGAGTGAAAGGGCAAATAGGACCTGAAGGGATCCCAGGTAATCCTGGTATAAAAGGGGACCAGGGACCCGTTGGTCTTCCTGGGCAGCCAGGGTTAGCAGGTTTGCCAGGAAATGCAGGCATACAAGGCTCTAGAGGGTTTCCAGGAGAAGTTGGTTTACCAGGGAATAAAGGTGAAGTTGGTCAAAAAGGTTCTCCAGGAGTTCCTGGTCCTAAAGGTGAGAAAGGTTTATCTGGGTTAGATGGAAAACCAGGGTATCCAGGTGAGCCAGGCCTTGCTGGTCCCAAAGGATTACCAGGCATAACAGGtcaaaaaggagagagaggttTTATAGGACCACCTGGTTTGCCTGGAACAGCTGGTCCAGCAGGCCCTAGAGGAGAAGTAGGTTACCCTGGAGAACAAGGACCAAGAGGAGGTACAGGTATACCAGGTATGAGAGGGCCAACAGGAGCCCCAGGAATTCCAGGTCTTCCTGGTCATAAGGGCGATCAAGGTGTCCCTGGTTTACCAGGTCCATCTGGCATTGCAGTAAATGGTATACAAGGACCAATGGGACCACCTGGAATTGCTGGTCCAAGAGGGATGAATGGGGAGCCTGGATTACCTGGACAACCAGGACCACCAGGCCAACCAGGTCAGGTAATAATGCCACACCACATGCCAGATGGCTATGCAAAATCAGGCCAAATTCAAGGTCTTCGAGAGATTCAGGTATCAGCATTTACTGCTATTCTCTCCAAAGCTTTTCCAGCAGTTGGTGTACCCATAAAATTTGACAAGATCTTATATAACAGACAAAATCACTATGATGCCCGAAGTGGAATATTTACATGTAGGATACCAGGACTGTATTATTTTGCTTACCATGTACATGTAAAAGGAACAAACATTTGGGTGGCACTGTATAAAAATGGTACACCATTAATGTATACCTATGATGAATATAAGAAAGGATACCTTGACCAGGCATCGGGTAGTGCAGTCATAGACCTAACCGAAAATGATCAAGTTTGGCTTCAGTTACCTAGTGCAGAATCTAATGGTTTATATTCTTCTGACTACATACATTCCTCTTTCTCAGGATTTTTGTTCGGCCTAACATGA
- the COL10A1 gene encoding collagen alpha-1(X) chain isoform X2 has translation MHLQTSIFLLLVSPNFVYTSGYFPERHAKQSSVKGPPPFLPFNAKSQVIPSGPEQGPPGPPGPIGPRGLPGPSGSPGKPGYGAPGPQGAQGVPGPQGFSSIGKPGQPGMPGKHGERGFQGEKGDIGPIGLPGPRGLPGPPGIPGPAGISATGNPGPQGTVGNPGPRGSPGFKGEPGMPGISGIKGQNGYGVPGQPGERGPPGLIGPPGPQGPIGIGKPGINGLPGQPGKLGDRGLPGVPGIQGLPGPQGLPGQPGPSGTGKHGIHGAPGLPGSSGPKGQPGLPGMPGPQGIQGYGKPGLPGVKGQIGPEGIPGNPGIKGDQGPVGLPGQPGLAGLPGNAGIQGSRGFPGEVGLPGNKGEVGQKGSPGVPGPKGEKGLSGLDGKPGYPGEPGLAGPKGLPGITGQKGERGFIGPPGLPGTAGPAGPRGEVGYPGEQGPRGGTGIPGMRGPTGAPGIPGLPGHKGDQGVPGLPGPSGIAVNGIQGPMGPPGIAGPRGMNGEPGLPGQPGPPGQPGQVIMPHHMPDGYAKSGQIQGLREIQVSAFTAILSKAFPAVGVPIKFDKILYNRQNHYDARSGIFTCRIPGLYYFAYHVHVKGTNIWVALYKNGTPLMYTYDEYKKGYLDQASGSAVIDLTENDQVWLQLPSAESNGLYSSDYIHSSFSGFLFGLT, from the coding sequence TTATCCCAAGCGGGCCAGAACAGGGGCCACCAGGACCACCAGGACCCATTGGCCCAAGAGGATTACCTGGGCCATCAGGATCTCCAGGAAAACCAGGCTATGGAGCACCTGGGCCACAAGGAGCTCAAGGAGTGCCAGGACCACAAGGATTTTCCTCCATTGGAAAACCAGGCCAACCAGGTATGCCTGGAAAGCATGGGGAGCGTGGATTTCAAGGGGAAAAGGGTGACATTGGGCCTATTGGTCTACCAGGACCAAGAGGTCTACCAGGACCACCAGGAATACCAGGACCTGCTGGAATTTCAGCTACTGGAAATCCAGGTCCTCAAGGAACAGTAGGGAACCCTGGGCCAAGAGGTTCTCCTGGATTTAAAGGAGAGCCTGGCATGCCTGGTATAAGTGGAATCAAAGGACAAAATGGCTATGGTGTTCCAGGTCAACCAGGTGAGAGAGGACCTCCTGGTTTGATAGGGCCTCCTGGGCCACAGGGTCCTATTGGAATTGGCAAACCCGGTATAAACGGTCTTCCCGGACAACCAGGAAAACTAGGTGACAGGGGTTTACCAGGTGTACCAGGAATACAAGGACTACCTGGGCCCCAAGGACTACCAGGACAGCCTGGGCCAAGTGGAACTGGTAAACATGGAATACATGGTGCTCCAGGACTTCCAGGGTCTTCTGGACCAAAAGGACAACCAGGACTACCAGGCATGCCTGGCCCTCAAGGAATACAAGGTTATGGAAAACCAGGCTTACCCGGAGTGAAAGGGCAAATAGGACCTGAAGGGATCCCAGGTAATCCTGGTATAAAAGGGGACCAGGGACCCGTTGGTCTTCCTGGGCAGCCAGGGTTAGCAGGTTTGCCAGGAAATGCAGGCATACAAGGCTCTAGAGGGTTTCCAGGAGAAGTTGGTTTACCAGGGAATAAAGGTGAAGTTGGTCAAAAAGGTTCTCCAGGAGTTCCTGGTCCTAAAGGTGAGAAAGGTTTATCTGGGTTAGATGGAAAACCAGGGTATCCAGGTGAGCCAGGCCTTGCTGGTCCCAAAGGATTACCAGGCATAACAGGtcaaaaaggagagagaggttTTATAGGACCACCTGGTTTGCCTGGAACAGCTGGTCCAGCAGGCCCTAGAGGAGAAGTAGGTTACCCTGGAGAACAAGGACCAAGAGGAGGTACAGGTATACCAGGTATGAGAGGGCCAACAGGAGCCCCAGGAATTCCAGGTCTTCCTGGTCATAAGGGCGATCAAGGTGTCCCTGGTTTACCAGGTCCATCTGGCATTGCAGTAAATGGTATACAAGGACCAATGGGACCACCTGGAATTGCTGGTCCAAGAGGGATGAATGGGGAGCCTGGATTACCTGGACAACCAGGACCACCAGGCCAACCAGGTCAGGTAATAATGCCACACCACATGCCAGATGGCTATGCAAAATCAGGCCAAATTCAAGGTCTTCGAGAGATTCAGGTATCAGCATTTACTGCTATTCTCTCCAAAGCTTTTCCAGCAGTTGGTGTACCCATAAAATTTGACAAGATCTTATATAACAGACAAAATCACTATGATGCCCGAAGTGGAATATTTACATGTAGGATACCAGGACTGTATTATTTTGCTTACCATGTACATGTAAAAGGAACAAACATTTGGGTGGCACTGTATAAAAATGGTACACCATTAATGTATACCTATGATGAATATAAGAAAGGATACCTTGACCAGGCATCGGGTAGTGCAGTCATAGACCTAACCGAAAATGATCAAGTTTGGCTTCAGTTACCTAGTGCAGAATCTAATGGTTTATATTCTTCTGACTACATACATTCCTCTTTCTCAGGATTTTTGTTCGGCCTAACATGA